The Parambassis ranga chromosome 1, fParRan2.1, whole genome shotgun sequence genome includes a region encoding these proteins:
- the gpr78a gene encoding G-protein coupled receptor 26 has translation MSIPEFLLEVSIVVIAVVSLLTNLSVLLCFTRSADLRSHVPGIFVLNLSFSNILLTVIHMPATYLGVARSAKPFGDLFCHAVSFSETFITTNAMLSMAALSMDRWVAVVFPLSYSSKMRYREAALIVVYSWLHSLTFSLTQLMMDWGGYSHTYASCTVHLDEEKASQLSAYATFTALFHCSSFALCLLVLCFAYLKVLKVARSHCKRIDIITVQTLLLLVDIHPSVKERCLAQQKKRRQRATKKICVFIGSFILCFAPYVITRLVELLPSVHIPRYWGITTKCLFYAKASSDPFVYCLLRQQYRKVLVSVISLVMRKDRFLSVHSISSTLDTTDDNCLSTIT, from the exons ATGAGCATACCGGAGTTCCTACTGGAAGTGTCCATTGTGGTCATTGCTGTTGTCTCGTTGTTGACAAACTTGTCAGTGCTGCTATGTTTCACTCGGAGCGCTGACCTGAGGTCCCATGTGCCAGGAATCTTCGTCCTGAACCTGTCCTTCTCCAACATCCTCCTCACTGTCATCCACATGCCTGCCACTTATCTCGGTGTGGCCAGAAGCGCGAAGCCCTTCGGGGACCTGTTCTGCCACGCTGTCAGCTTCTCTGAGACTTTTATCACCACTAACGCCATGCTGAGCATGGCGGCGCTCAGCATGGACAGGTGGGTGGCGGTGGTGTTTCCTCTCAGTTACTCCAGCAAGATGCGCTACAGGGAAGCTGCCCTGATCGTGGTCTACTCCTGGCTGCACTCTCTAACCTTTTCTTTGACCCAGCTGATGATGGACTGGGGGGGATACAGCCACACTTACGCCTCGTGCACTGTTCACCTGGACGAGGAGAAGGCGTCGCAGCTGAGCGCCTACGCGACCTTCACGGCGCTGttccactgcagcagcttcGCGCTCTGCCTCCTGGTCCTGTGCTTCGCCTACCTGAAAGTTTTGAAAGTGGCACGGTCGCACTGCAAGAGGATAGATATCATCACGGTgcagactctgctgctgctggttgacATTCATCCCAG tgtgaagGAGAGGTGTCTGGCtcaacagaagaagagaaggcagCGCGCCACTAAAAAGATCTGCGTCTTCATCGgctccttcatcctctgcttCGCACCTTACGTTATAACAAG GTTGGTGGAGTTGTTGCCCTCCGTGCACATCCCTCGGTACTGGGGCATCACCACCAAATGTCTCTTTTATGCCAAGGCTTCCAGCGACCCGTTTGTCTACTGCCTCCTGAGGCAGCAGTACCGGAAGGTCCTGGTGAGCGTAATCAGCCTGGTTATGAGGAAGGATCGCTTCCTGTCTGTCCACAGCATAAGCAGCACATTGGACACCACAGATGACAACTGTCTTTCCACAATTACCTGA
- the LOC114436334 gene encoding serine protease HTRA3-like isoform X2, with translation MQFFLLATLFLFTHDLTASARSDKCASRCDVSSCPSPSCSGGYVPDRCNCCLVCSPREGDPCGRKNDLPCGDGLECKVLAAAERRRVFSKGVCRCKMEFEVCGSDGKTYGNLCKMRAASSKAVQKGRPAVSQAHKGACSPPGAGLTLVHSSSPRYKFNFIADVVEKIAPAVVHIELFLRHPLFGRHMRLSSGSGFIVSHSGVIVTNAHVVTTAATVTGRPQLRVQLHDGDAYEAVVRDVDRKADIATIKVNPQKKLHVLSLGRSADLRPGEFVVAIGSPFALQNTVTTGIVSTAQRDGKELGIKDSDMDYIQTDAIINYGNSGGPLVNLDGEVIGINTLKVTAGISFAIPSDRISRFLSESQSKHDKEKTRVQRRLTEEPQSDAEVSEGKRYFLGIRMTTITKDLVAELKHQIPDFPDVSGGVLVQQVIPNTPAENGGIREGDVIVKLNGLPVQTTEDVYEMLQSGQPLLLEVCRGSDDLLFNIHPQLLKH, from the exons ATGCAGTTTTTTCTACTTGCCACTTTGTTCCTCTTTACGCACGACCTCACCGCATCCGCGCGCTCTGACAAGTGCGCGTCCCGGTGCGACGTTAGCTCGTGTCCGAGCCCGAGCTGTTCCGGTGGCTACGTCCCGGACAGATGCAACTGCTGCCTGGTGTGCTCGCCGCGCGAAGGGGACCCTTGCGGCCGCAAAAACGACCTGCCCTGCGGGGATGGCCTGGAGTGCAAAGTGCTCGCAGCGGCGGAAAGGCGGCGAGTCTTCTCCAAAGGGGTCTGCCGGTGTAAGATGGAGTTTgaagtgtgtggaagtgacggGAAGACGTACGGTAATCTGTGCAAGATGAGAGCAGCCAGTAGTAAAGCTGTGCAGAAAGGGAGACCCGCAGTCAGCCAAGCGCACAAAGGAGCCTGCTCACCTCCAGGCGCAG GTCTGACCCTGGTCCATTCCAGCAGCCCACGCTACAAGTTTAACTTCATTGCTGATGTGGTGGAGAAAATAGCACCTGCTGTTGTCCACATTGAACTGTTTTTAAG ACATCCCCTGTTTGGCCGGCACATGCGTCTCTCCAGTGGCTCTGGTTTCATCGTGAGCCACTCAGGTGTGATTGTGACCAACGCTCACGTGGTAACCACAGCTGCCACGGTGACGGGGAGGCCACAGCTGCGTGTTCAGCTGCACGACGGTGATGCATATGAAGCTGTGGTCAGAGACGTGGACAGGAAAGCAGACATTGCTACTATCAAGGTCAATCCACAG AAGAAGCTGCATGTGCTGTCTCTGGGCCGATCAGCTGATCTGAGGCCGGGCGAGTTTGTGGTTGCCATTGGGAGCCCCTTCGCCCTGCAGAACACCGTCACCACCGGCATCGTCAGCACAGCGCAAAGGGACGGCAAGGAGCTGGGCATCAAAGACTCCGACATGGACTACATCCAGACTGACGCCATCATCAAT TACGGAAACTCTGGAGGACCTCTGGTGAACCTG GATGGCGAGGTGATAGGCATCAACACTCTGAAAGTGACAGCAGGCATCTCCTTTGCAATACCCTCAGACAGGATCAGCCGCTTcctgtcagagtcacagagcAAACACGACAAAG AAAAGACCAGAGTGCAGAGACGACTGACAGAGGAGCCACAGTCTGATGCAG AGGTGTCAGAGGGGAAAAGATACTTTTTAGGGATCAGGATGACCACCATCACCAAAGA TCTAGTAGCGGAGTTGAAACATCAGATCCCAGACTTTCCTGACGTCAGCGGTGGAGTTTTGGTGCAGCAGGTCATACCTAACACTCCAGCAGAAAA TGGCGGCATTAGGGAAGGCGATGTTATAGTGAAGCTGAACGGACTGCCAGTGCAGACGACTGAAGACGTCTATGAAATGCTGCAGAGCGGCCAGCCACTCCTACTGGAGGTCTGCAGAGGGAGCGATGACTTGCTGTTTAACATCCACCCGCAGCTTCTGAAGCATTGA
- the cpz gene encoding carboxypeptidase Z isoform X2, which yields MHLGLLVFLSLAKSCWCAPQQSCHPGDEFLGRCSNSVHEEKPTCTELNLGYCNDLEYSRTIFPNILGHRTHLEAESGAEYLLLSVIHGLLNGECSPEIRLIGCSVLASPCQNNKMIKPCRSTCEALRKDCIHAFEAIEMAWPYFLDCDRFFASDQEGCFDPLAGLKARQEQALSSLSPEEPSTIIQFTYTSNSQMYSLLKRTAAKCSHISHVYSIGRSTEGRDLLVIEFTSNPGQHELLEPEIKLVGNMHGNEVLGRQLLLYLAQYLCSEYILGNPRIQTIINTTRIHILASMNPDGYELAASEGHLLNGWTNGRTNAQNIDLNRNFPDLTSIFYRNRRSRHYRIDHIPIPDAYWFGKVAPETYAVMKWMRSLPFVQSASLHGGELVVSYPFDFSRHPHEERMFSPTPDEQIFKQLARTYADAHATMSNNDTDRCGASFYRTRGIINGALWYSFAGGMSDFNYLHTNCLEITVELGCDKFPSEAELYPEWKRNKEALLSFIESVHRGIKGTVKDVNGNGIKGATVSVRGIRKDVTTAEDGDYWRLLNPGTHILTATAKGYSRVTKRVHLPHNLNKAGRVDFVLEKIPVEPDIDDHLFPMVDSWDQFDPYNQFERYGEVDAREGGIERQEKPWWWNYFSQSGITPPHWLLRSV from the exons ATGCATTTAGGACTTTTGGTGTTTCTCAGCTTGGCGAAAAGTTGCTGGTGCGCCCCGCAGCAGAGCTGTCACCCTGGAGACGAGTTTTTAG GAAGATGCAGCAACAGCGTGCACGAAGAGAAAC CCACCTGCACAGAGCTGAACCTCGGCTACTGCAATGATCTGGAGTATTCACG GACCATTTTCCCCAACATCCTTGGCCACCGGACCCATTTGGAGGCCGAGTCAGGGGCAGAGTACCTCCTCCTGAGTGTCATCCATGGCCTGCTCAACGGGGAGTGTTCCCCTGAGATACGCCTCATAGGCTGCTCTGTGCTCGCCTCTCCCTGCCAAAATAACAAGATGATCAAACCGTGCCGCAGCACCTGTGAGGCACTGAGGAAGGACTGCATCCATGCCTTTGAGGCCATCGAAATGGCTTGGCCCTACTTCCTGGATTGTGACCGCTTCTTCGCCAGTGACCAAGAAGGCTGCTTTGACCCCCTGGCAGGACTGAAAG CCAGACAGGAGCAAGCATTGTCTAGCCTCTCTCCTGAAGAACCCAGCACCATCATCCAGTTCACCTACACCTCCAACAGCCAGATGTACAGCTTACTGAAGAGAACAGCAGCCAAGTGCTCCCATATCTCTCATGTCTACAGCATCGGACGCAGCACAGAGGGCCGGGATCTGCTGGTGATCGAGTTCACCAGCAACCCAGGACAGCATGAGCTAT TGGAGCCAGAGATCAAGTTGGTTGGGAACATGCACGGCAACGAGGTGCTGGGCCGCCAGCTGCTCCTCTACCTGGCCCAGTACCTGTGTTCAGAGTACATTCTGGGAAACCCAAGAATCCAGACCATCATCAACACCACTCGCATTCACATTCTGGCCTCCATGAACCCCGATGGCTATGAGCTGGCTGCTTCAGAG GGTCACCTGTTGAATGGTTGGACCAATGGTCGAACCAACGCCCAGAATATCGACTTGAACCGGAACTTCCCAGATCTCACCTCCATCTTTTACCGGAACCGACGCAGCAGGCACTACCGCATTGACCACATCCCCATCCCTGATGCATACTGGTTTGGGAAG GTGGCACCAGAGACCTATGCAGTGATGAAGTGGATGAGGAGCCTGCCTTTCGTTCAGTCCGCCAGCCTCCACGGAGGGGAGTTGGTGGTCTCCTATCCCTTTGACTTCTCCAGGCATCCACATGAGGAGAGGATGTTCTCACCTACTCCAGATGAGCAG ATCTTCAAGCAGCTGGCTCGTACGTACGCTGACGCCCACGCCACCATGTCGAACaatgacacagacaggtgtggaGCCTCCTTTTATCGAACCAGGGGCATCATCAATGGGGCACTGTGGTACAGTTTCGCTGGTG GCATGTCAGACTTCAATTATTTGCACACAAACTGTCTGGAGATCACCGTGGAGCTGGGCTGTGACAAATTCCCCTCAGAGGCTGAGTTGTACCCAGAGTGGAAGCGGAATAAGGAAGCTCTGCTCAGTTTCATTGAGTCT GTCCACAGAGGAATTAAGGGAACAGTTAAGGATGTTAATGGAAATGGGATAAAAGGTGCAACAGTATCTGTCAGAGGAATCAGAAAAGATGTCACCACAG CTGAAGATGGAGACTACTGGCGGCTGCTGAACCCTGGCACTCACATCCTGACAGCCACAGCCAAGGGCTACTCCAGGGTCACAAAGAGGGTTCATCTGCCTCACAACCTGAACAAGGCCGGACGTGTGGACTTTGTTTTGGAGAAG ATTCCTGTGGAGCCTGATATTGACGACCACCTCTTCCCCATGGTTGACTCATGGGATCAATTCGACCCCTACAACCAGTTTGAGCGCTACGGGGAAGTCGAtgccagggagggagggatagaGCGGCAGGAGAAACCGTGGTGGTGGAACTACTTCTCCCAGTCTGGCATCACACCTCCACACTGGCTGCTGCGAAGTGTCTAA
- the cpz gene encoding carboxypeptidase Z isoform X1 codes for MHLGLLVFLSLAKSCWCAPQQSCHPGDEFLGRCSNSVHEEKPTCTELNLGYCNDLEYSRTIFPNILGHRTHLEAESGAEYLLLSVIHGLLNGECSPEIRLIGCSVLASPCQNNKMIKPCRSTCEALRKDCIHAFEAIEMAWPYFLDCDRFFASDQEGCFDPLAGLKARQEQALSSLSPEEPSTIIQFTYTSNSQMYSLLKRTAAKCSHISHVYSIGRSTEGRDLLVIEFTSNPGQHELLEPEIKLVGNMHGNEVLGRQLLLYLAQYLCSEYILGNPRIQTIINTTRIHILASMNPDGYELAASEVEDSSDPELNHQEEGHLLNGWTNGRTNAQNIDLNRNFPDLTSIFYRNRRSRHYRIDHIPIPDAYWFGKVAPETYAVMKWMRSLPFVQSASLHGGELVVSYPFDFSRHPHEERMFSPTPDEQIFKQLARTYADAHATMSNNDTDRCGASFYRTRGIINGALWYSFAGGMSDFNYLHTNCLEITVELGCDKFPSEAELYPEWKRNKEALLSFIESVHRGIKGTVKDVNGNGIKGATVSVRGIRKDVTTAEDGDYWRLLNPGTHILTATAKGYSRVTKRVHLPHNLNKAGRVDFVLEKIPVEPDIDDHLFPMVDSWDQFDPYNQFERYGEVDAREGGIERQEKPWWWNYFSQSGITPPHWLLRSV; via the exons ATGCATTTAGGACTTTTGGTGTTTCTCAGCTTGGCGAAAAGTTGCTGGTGCGCCCCGCAGCAGAGCTGTCACCCTGGAGACGAGTTTTTAG GAAGATGCAGCAACAGCGTGCACGAAGAGAAAC CCACCTGCACAGAGCTGAACCTCGGCTACTGCAATGATCTGGAGTATTCACG GACCATTTTCCCCAACATCCTTGGCCACCGGACCCATTTGGAGGCCGAGTCAGGGGCAGAGTACCTCCTCCTGAGTGTCATCCATGGCCTGCTCAACGGGGAGTGTTCCCCTGAGATACGCCTCATAGGCTGCTCTGTGCTCGCCTCTCCCTGCCAAAATAACAAGATGATCAAACCGTGCCGCAGCACCTGTGAGGCACTGAGGAAGGACTGCATCCATGCCTTTGAGGCCATCGAAATGGCTTGGCCCTACTTCCTGGATTGTGACCGCTTCTTCGCCAGTGACCAAGAAGGCTGCTTTGACCCCCTGGCAGGACTGAAAG CCAGACAGGAGCAAGCATTGTCTAGCCTCTCTCCTGAAGAACCCAGCACCATCATCCAGTTCACCTACACCTCCAACAGCCAGATGTACAGCTTACTGAAGAGAACAGCAGCCAAGTGCTCCCATATCTCTCATGTCTACAGCATCGGACGCAGCACAGAGGGCCGGGATCTGCTGGTGATCGAGTTCACCAGCAACCCAGGACAGCATGAGCTAT TGGAGCCAGAGATCAAGTTGGTTGGGAACATGCACGGCAACGAGGTGCTGGGCCGCCAGCTGCTCCTCTACCTGGCCCAGTACCTGTGTTCAGAGTACATTCTGGGAAACCCAAGAATCCAGACCATCATCAACACCACTCGCATTCACATTCTGGCCTCCATGAACCCCGATGGCTATGAGCTGGCTGCTTCAGAGGTAGAGGATAGCAGTGACCCGGAGCTCAACCACCAGGAGGAA GGTCACCTGTTGAATGGTTGGACCAATGGTCGAACCAACGCCCAGAATATCGACTTGAACCGGAACTTCCCAGATCTCACCTCCATCTTTTACCGGAACCGACGCAGCAGGCACTACCGCATTGACCACATCCCCATCCCTGATGCATACTGGTTTGGGAAG GTGGCACCAGAGACCTATGCAGTGATGAAGTGGATGAGGAGCCTGCCTTTCGTTCAGTCCGCCAGCCTCCACGGAGGGGAGTTGGTGGTCTCCTATCCCTTTGACTTCTCCAGGCATCCACATGAGGAGAGGATGTTCTCACCTACTCCAGATGAGCAG ATCTTCAAGCAGCTGGCTCGTACGTACGCTGACGCCCACGCCACCATGTCGAACaatgacacagacaggtgtggaGCCTCCTTTTATCGAACCAGGGGCATCATCAATGGGGCACTGTGGTACAGTTTCGCTGGTG GCATGTCAGACTTCAATTATTTGCACACAAACTGTCTGGAGATCACCGTGGAGCTGGGCTGTGACAAATTCCCCTCAGAGGCTGAGTTGTACCCAGAGTGGAAGCGGAATAAGGAAGCTCTGCTCAGTTTCATTGAGTCT GTCCACAGAGGAATTAAGGGAACAGTTAAGGATGTTAATGGAAATGGGATAAAAGGTGCAACAGTATCTGTCAGAGGAATCAGAAAAGATGTCACCACAG CTGAAGATGGAGACTACTGGCGGCTGCTGAACCCTGGCACTCACATCCTGACAGCCACAGCCAAGGGCTACTCCAGGGTCACAAAGAGGGTTCATCTGCCTCACAACCTGAACAAGGCCGGACGTGTGGACTTTGTTTTGGAGAAG ATTCCTGTGGAGCCTGATATTGACGACCACCTCTTCCCCATGGTTGACTCATGGGATCAATTCGACCCCTACAACCAGTTTGAGCGCTACGGGGAAGTCGAtgccagggagggagggatagaGCGGCAGGAGAAACCGTGGTGGTGGAACTACTTCTCCCAGTCTGGCATCACACCTCCACACTGGCTGCTGCGAAGTGTCTAA
- the LOC114436334 gene encoding serine protease HTRA3-like isoform X1: MQFFLLATLFLFTHDLTASARSDKCASRCDVSSCPSPSCSGGYVPDRCNCCLVCSPREGDPCGRKNDLPCGDGLECKVLAAAERRRVFSKGVCRCKMEFEVCGSDGKTYGNLCKMRAASSKAVQKGRPAVSQAHKGACSPPGAGLTLVHSSSPRYKFNFIADVVEKIAPAVVHIELFLRHPLFGRHMRLSSGSGFIVSHSGVIVTNAHVVTTAATVTGRPQLRVQLHDGDAYEAVVRDVDRKADIATIKVNPQQKKLHVLSLGRSADLRPGEFVVAIGSPFALQNTVTTGIVSTAQRDGKELGIKDSDMDYIQTDAIINYGNSGGPLVNLDGEVIGINTLKVTAGISFAIPSDRISRFLSESQSKHDKEKTRVQRRLTEEPQSDAEVSEGKRYFLGIRMTTITKDLVAELKHQIPDFPDVSGGVLVQQVIPNTPAENGGIREGDVIVKLNGLPVQTTEDVYEMLQSGQPLLLEVCRGSDDLLFNIHPQLLKH, from the exons ATGCAGTTTTTTCTACTTGCCACTTTGTTCCTCTTTACGCACGACCTCACCGCATCCGCGCGCTCTGACAAGTGCGCGTCCCGGTGCGACGTTAGCTCGTGTCCGAGCCCGAGCTGTTCCGGTGGCTACGTCCCGGACAGATGCAACTGCTGCCTGGTGTGCTCGCCGCGCGAAGGGGACCCTTGCGGCCGCAAAAACGACCTGCCCTGCGGGGATGGCCTGGAGTGCAAAGTGCTCGCAGCGGCGGAAAGGCGGCGAGTCTTCTCCAAAGGGGTCTGCCGGTGTAAGATGGAGTTTgaagtgtgtggaagtgacggGAAGACGTACGGTAATCTGTGCAAGATGAGAGCAGCCAGTAGTAAAGCTGTGCAGAAAGGGAGACCCGCAGTCAGCCAAGCGCACAAAGGAGCCTGCTCACCTCCAGGCGCAG GTCTGACCCTGGTCCATTCCAGCAGCCCACGCTACAAGTTTAACTTCATTGCTGATGTGGTGGAGAAAATAGCACCTGCTGTTGTCCACATTGAACTGTTTTTAAG ACATCCCCTGTTTGGCCGGCACATGCGTCTCTCCAGTGGCTCTGGTTTCATCGTGAGCCACTCAGGTGTGATTGTGACCAACGCTCACGTGGTAACCACAGCTGCCACGGTGACGGGGAGGCCACAGCTGCGTGTTCAGCTGCACGACGGTGATGCATATGAAGCTGTGGTCAGAGACGTGGACAGGAAAGCAGACATTGCTACTATCAAGGTCAATCCACAG CAGAAGAAGCTGCATGTGCTGTCTCTGGGCCGATCAGCTGATCTGAGGCCGGGCGAGTTTGTGGTTGCCATTGGGAGCCCCTTCGCCCTGCAGAACACCGTCACCACCGGCATCGTCAGCACAGCGCAAAGGGACGGCAAGGAGCTGGGCATCAAAGACTCCGACATGGACTACATCCAGACTGACGCCATCATCAAT TACGGAAACTCTGGAGGACCTCTGGTGAACCTG GATGGCGAGGTGATAGGCATCAACACTCTGAAAGTGACAGCAGGCATCTCCTTTGCAATACCCTCAGACAGGATCAGCCGCTTcctgtcagagtcacagagcAAACACGACAAAG AAAAGACCAGAGTGCAGAGACGACTGACAGAGGAGCCACAGTCTGATGCAG AGGTGTCAGAGGGGAAAAGATACTTTTTAGGGATCAGGATGACCACCATCACCAAAGA TCTAGTAGCGGAGTTGAAACATCAGATCCCAGACTTTCCTGACGTCAGCGGTGGAGTTTTGGTGCAGCAGGTCATACCTAACACTCCAGCAGAAAA TGGCGGCATTAGGGAAGGCGATGTTATAGTGAAGCTGAACGGACTGCCAGTGCAGACGACTGAAGACGTCTATGAAATGCTGCAGAGCGGCCAGCCACTCCTACTGGAGGTCTGCAGAGGGAGCGATGACTTGCTGTTTAACATCCACCCGCAGCTTCTGAAGCATTGA